A genomic region of Daphnia carinata strain CSIRO-1 chromosome 5, CSIRO_AGI_Dcar_HiC_V3, whole genome shotgun sequence contains the following coding sequences:
- the LOC130702870 gene encoding uncharacterized protein LOC130702870 produces the protein MDASFSESKPLCWNKIPLPPNIIKTTRGHQSRGRPPKSVKNSNEAQASQELCSTCPKYGNASSPVFRRTQQTSRDTALWSFSDGGHDTLCDEESSPIGPRTIQHHETSNESTTSYHQRETDSEPELMTLQAPEKQLGLNHTHQQSIQKGNYVSEPDELSDMLRSLSSREISRLQLNPSIGRIREPYQQQNIMPGPSSVAKSHQPLNVNGGHGFHPSEQQFIEPGPSSREIACQQPNKIRRHTSQHYQHQHAHLGSSSGMNSDANAFRTEPCSGKKRSQLNQTPSHSASELSSTRAANGHQSLRQSSNLNEIANTVFQDYVKRNIEFLKIHFREMTAKIDDLLASRPKPCICTMQRMEENEEQFTLPMDSFGAIEEMEKTLSDQQTRQQMVLILLRMDGVNLQKTVYSIMEKLFTYEIGMQYTWTGKPTKEFEKEKFSNLTNIYAAICDLSGDEET, from the exons ATGGATGCTTCCTTTAGCGAGTCGAAACCTCTTTGTTGGAATAAAATTCCATTACCACCAAATATAATCAAAACTACCCGTGGCCATCAAAGTAGAGGACGACCACCAAAATCCGTGAAGAACTCAAATGAAGCTCAAGCCTCACAGGAATTGTGTAGTACTT gCCCAAAATACGGTAATGCTAGTAGCCCGGTGTTTCGCCGCACTCAGCAAACGAGCCGAGATACCGCACTGTGGTCTTTTTCTGATGGTGGCCATGATACTCTGTGTGATGAAGAATCCTCACCTATAGGTCCACGGACAATACAACATCATGAGACAAGTAACGAATCTACAACTAGTTACCACCAGAGAGAAACAGACAGTGAACCAGAACTCATGACACTTCAAGCaccagaaaaacaattggGTTTGAACCATACCCATCAGCAATCGATTCAAAAGGGCAATTATGTAAGCGAGCCGGACGAACTATCGGATATGCTACGTAGTTTATCTTCCAGGGAAATTTCACGTCTCCAATTGAACCCAAGCATTGGCCGTATTAGGGAGCCttatcaacaacaaaatatcaTGCCAGGCCCATCTTCTGTTGCAAAATCCCATCAACCATTGAATGTAAATGGTGGCCATGGATTTCATCCTAGTGAACAACAGTTTATTGAACCCGGTCCGTCTTCAAGAGAGATAGCCTGTCAACAACCAAATAAAATTCGACGCCATACGAGTCAGCATTATCAGCATCAGCACGCTCATCTTGGGTCATCCTCTGGAATGAATTCAG ATGCGAACGCATTTCGTACTGAGCCATGCAGCGGGAAAAAACGATCGCAACTAAATCAGACCCCGTCTCACAGTGCATCAGAACTGTCGTCCACGAGAGCAGCAAATGGTCACCAGTCACTGCGGCAATCGAGCAATCTTAATGAAATTGCAAACACAG TATTTCAGGACTACGTGAAAAGAAATATTGAATTCTTGAAAATCCATTTTCGAGAAATGACTGCAAAAATAGACGACCTGCTGGCTTCTAGGCCAAAACCTTGCATATGCACTATgcaaagaatggaagaaaatgagGAACAATTTACTTTGCCTATGGACTCTTTCGGTGCCATAGAGGAGATGGAAAAAACCCTGAGCGACCAACAAACTCGGCAGCAAATG GTTCTAATTTTGCTCCGAATGGATGGGGTGAACCTCCAAAAAACAGTATATTCCATAATGGAAAAGCTGTTTACTTACGAAATTGGAATGCAATATACTTGGACGGGAAAACCCACAAAGGAgttcgagaaagaaaaattttctaatttgaCAAATATTTACGCTGCAATTTGTG ACCTTTCCGGTGATGAAGAAACCTGA